A single genomic interval of Juglans regia cultivar Chandler chromosome 1, Walnut 2.0, whole genome shotgun sequence harbors:
- the LOC108993574 gene encoding protein PAT1 homolog 2-like isoform X1 produces the protein MERSDGKAFKDFAENSSGNALFDASQYEFFGHNAVKEVDLGGLEDNRDNGPAFGPADDEYHLFDREEVVGFGSLSDVDDLAATFAKLNRAVTGPRHPGVIGDRGSGSFSRESSSAAEWTQDGDFGNWLDQHMFGTDGVEEEKRWSSQPQPSARVAEYKPLYRTSSYPEQQPVLHRYSSEPILVPKSTFTSFPPPGSRSEQGSPHHPNMSFLGGGPQIPFSTPNPSPCSNSTHHLAGLSHGLNYGGNMLQFTSGGLSFNSRPQNLWANHAGILHGDHAGLLNTIVQQQLPHQNGLRSPQIMAPQQMLQQQRLHHQLPSLAHFAALQSQQYNVHPSSSHKSKFGLADMRDQRPKSSQRSKHNLRFSHQGSDTSSQKSETGWVQIRSKYMTSEEIENILKMQHAATHGNDPYIDDYYHQASLAKRATGSRLKQPFCPSHLRELPSRGRNSTEQHPHLSIDAIGRIPLSSIRRPRPLLEVDPPPSASGDSSDQKVSEKPLEQEPMLAARITIEDGLCLLLDVDDIDRFLQSSASQDGGAQLRRRRQILLEGLATSLQLVDPLGKTSHTGLTSKDDLVFLRLVSLPKGRKLLSRFLQLLFSGSELARIVCMAIFRHLRFLFGGLQSDPGAAETTTHLAKTVSSCVKVMDLRSLSACLVAVVCSSEQPPLRPVGSPAGDGASIILKSVLERATELLTDPHAAGNCSIPNRALWQASFDEFFTLLTKYCLSKYETIVQSICSQIQPSTDVIGSDAALAISREMPVELLRASLPHTNEHQRKLLLDFGNRSMPIAGFNASGESSSRINSESVK, from the exons ATGGAGAGATCCGACGGCAAAGCCTTCAAGGACTTCGCTGAAAATTCCTCAG GCAATGCACTCTTTGATGCATCGCAATATGAGTTTTTTGGTCATAATGCTGTGAAAGAAGTGGATTTGGGAGGTTTAGAAGACAATCGAGATAATGGTCCCGCATTCGGACCTGCTGACGATGAGTATCATTTGTTTGATAGAGAAGAA GTTGTAGGTTTTGGATCTTTGTCTGACGTGGATGATCTAGCTGCTACTTTTGCTAAG TTGAACAGAGCTGTAACAGGACCAAGACACCCGGGAGTTATTGGTGATAGAGGATCTGGATCTTTTTCAAGAGAAA GTTCATCTGCTGCTGAGTGGACACAAGATGGAGACTTTGGTAACTGGTTAGATCAGCATATGTTTGGCACAGACGGTGTTGAAGAAGAGAAGAGGTGGTCATCACAACCTCAACCCTCTGCTCGTGTTGCAGAATACAAACCTTTGTACAGAACATCCTCATACCCGGAGCAGCAACCGGTGCTGCATCGCTACTCTAGTGAACCAATTCTAGTACCTAAATCAACATTCACGTCTTTCCCTCCACCTGGAAGCAGATCCGAACAAGGTTCACCACACCACCCTAATATGTCTTTTCTTGGTGGTGGTCCACAGATACCCTTCTCTACACCAAACCCCTCTCCGTGTTCTAACTCTACTCATCACTTGGCTGGTTTATCTCATGGTTTGAATTATGGTGGAAATATGCTTCAGTTCACCAGTGGTGGCCTTTCTTTTAATAGCAGGCCGCAAAATCTCTGGGCCAACCATGCTGGTATACTGCATGGGGATCACGCAGGCCTTTTAAACACTATTGTGCAACAACAGTTACCTCATCAAAATGGTCTCAGGTCCCCACAAATAATGGCACCACAGCAGATGCTGCAACAGCAGAGACTGCACCATCAATTACCCTCTTTGGCCCATTTTGCCGCACTACAGTCCCAACAGTATAATGTCCATCCATCGTCCTCACATAAGTCAAAGTTTGGATTGGCTGATATGAGAGACCAAAGACCAAAATCATCACAAAGGAGCAAACATAATCTTCGTTTTTCTCACCAAGGATCTGATACTAGTAGCCAGAAAAGTGAGACTGGGTGGGTCCAAATTAGATCCAAGTATATGACATCTGAAGAAATAGAGAATATACTTAAAATGCAGCATGCTGCTACACATGGCAATGACCCATACATTGATGACTATTACCACCAAGCAAGTCTTGCCAAAAGAGCTACTGGATCGAGGTTGAAACAGCCTTTCTGCCCATCTCACTTGAGGGAGCTCCCTTCTCGAGGCCGTAATAGTACAGAACAACATCCTCATCTCTCTATTGATGCTATTGGTAGGATACCTCTCTCTTCCATACGCAGACCTCGCCCCCTCCTTGAAGTTGACCCTCCTCCCTCTGCTTCTGGTGATAGCTCCGACCAGAAAGTCTCTGAGAAGCCTCTGGAACAGGAACCGATGCTTGCTGCTAGAATCACCATTGAGGATGGActttgtcttcttcttgatGTCGATGATATTGATCGGTTTCTACAATCTAGTGCATCCCAGGATGGTGGGGCTCAGCTCAGGCGAAGGCGACAGATCCTTCTAGAAGGTCTGGCAACATCACTTCAACTTGTAGACCCACTTGGCAAAACCAGCCACACTGGGCTGACTTCCAAGGATGACCTTGTGTTCTTACGATTGGTCTCTCTTCCCAAGGGTCGAAAACTCTTATCTAGGTTCCTTCAGCTTCTCTTCTCTGGTAGCGAGCTTGCCCGTATTGTTTGTATGGCTATTTTTCGTCATTTAAGGTTTTTGTTCGGCGGCCTTCAATCTGATCCTGGAGCAGCTGAGACAACCACTCATCTTGCGAAGACAGTTTCCTCATGTGTCAAGGTCATGGATTTACGGTCGCTAAGTGCTTGTCTTGTTGCAGTTGTTTGTTCTTCAGAGCAGCCACCATTGCGCCCAGTTGGAAGCCCTGCTGGTGATGGGGCctctattattttgaaatctgTTCTTGAAAGGGCTACTGAGCTCTTAACTGATCCTCATGCTGCTGGCAACTGCAGCATTCCTAATCGTGCGCTGTGGCAAGCTTCATTTGATGAATTTTTCACACTTCTTACCAAGTATTGCCTGAGTAAATATGAAACTATAGTGCAATCCATATGTTCACAGATCCAGCCAAGTACAGACGTCATTGGATCAGATGCAGCCCTAGCTATTAGTAGGGAAATGCCTGTTGAGCTTCTGCGTGCCAGTCTtcctcacactaatgagcaccAACGGAAACTTCTATTAGATTTTGGTAACCGTTCCATGCCCATTGCTGGGTTCAATGCCAGTGGGGAGAGTAGCAGCCGGATAAACTCAGAATCAGTGAAGTGA
- the LOC108993574 gene encoding protein PAT1 homolog 1-like isoform X2 gives MFGTDGVEEEKRWSSQPQPSARVAEYKPLYRTSSYPEQQPVLHRYSSEPILVPKSTFTSFPPPGSRSEQGSPHHPNMSFLGGGPQIPFSTPNPSPCSNSTHHLAGLSHGLNYGGNMLQFTSGGLSFNSRPQNLWANHAGILHGDHAGLLNTIVQQQLPHQNGLRSPQIMAPQQMLQQQRLHHQLPSLAHFAALQSQQYNVHPSSSHKSKFGLADMRDQRPKSSQRSKHNLRFSHQGSDTSSQKSETGWVQIRSKYMTSEEIENILKMQHAATHGNDPYIDDYYHQASLAKRATGSRLKQPFCPSHLRELPSRGRNSTEQHPHLSIDAIGRIPLSSIRRPRPLLEVDPPPSASGDSSDQKVSEKPLEQEPMLAARITIEDGLCLLLDVDDIDRFLQSSASQDGGAQLRRRRQILLEGLATSLQLVDPLGKTSHTGLTSKDDLVFLRLVSLPKGRKLLSRFLQLLFSGSELARIVCMAIFRHLRFLFGGLQSDPGAAETTTHLAKTVSSCVKVMDLRSLSACLVAVVCSSEQPPLRPVGSPAGDGASIILKSVLERATELLTDPHAAGNCSIPNRALWQASFDEFFTLLTKYCLSKYETIVQSICSQIQPSTDVIGSDAALAISREMPVELLRASLPHTNEHQRKLLLDFGNRSMPIAGFNASGESSSRINSESVK, from the coding sequence ATGTTTGGCACAGACGGTGTTGAAGAAGAGAAGAGGTGGTCATCACAACCTCAACCCTCTGCTCGTGTTGCAGAATACAAACCTTTGTACAGAACATCCTCATACCCGGAGCAGCAACCGGTGCTGCATCGCTACTCTAGTGAACCAATTCTAGTACCTAAATCAACATTCACGTCTTTCCCTCCACCTGGAAGCAGATCCGAACAAGGTTCACCACACCACCCTAATATGTCTTTTCTTGGTGGTGGTCCACAGATACCCTTCTCTACACCAAACCCCTCTCCGTGTTCTAACTCTACTCATCACTTGGCTGGTTTATCTCATGGTTTGAATTATGGTGGAAATATGCTTCAGTTCACCAGTGGTGGCCTTTCTTTTAATAGCAGGCCGCAAAATCTCTGGGCCAACCATGCTGGTATACTGCATGGGGATCACGCAGGCCTTTTAAACACTATTGTGCAACAACAGTTACCTCATCAAAATGGTCTCAGGTCCCCACAAATAATGGCACCACAGCAGATGCTGCAACAGCAGAGACTGCACCATCAATTACCCTCTTTGGCCCATTTTGCCGCACTACAGTCCCAACAGTATAATGTCCATCCATCGTCCTCACATAAGTCAAAGTTTGGATTGGCTGATATGAGAGACCAAAGACCAAAATCATCACAAAGGAGCAAACATAATCTTCGTTTTTCTCACCAAGGATCTGATACTAGTAGCCAGAAAAGTGAGACTGGGTGGGTCCAAATTAGATCCAAGTATATGACATCTGAAGAAATAGAGAATATACTTAAAATGCAGCATGCTGCTACACATGGCAATGACCCATACATTGATGACTATTACCACCAAGCAAGTCTTGCCAAAAGAGCTACTGGATCGAGGTTGAAACAGCCTTTCTGCCCATCTCACTTGAGGGAGCTCCCTTCTCGAGGCCGTAATAGTACAGAACAACATCCTCATCTCTCTATTGATGCTATTGGTAGGATACCTCTCTCTTCCATACGCAGACCTCGCCCCCTCCTTGAAGTTGACCCTCCTCCCTCTGCTTCTGGTGATAGCTCCGACCAGAAAGTCTCTGAGAAGCCTCTGGAACAGGAACCGATGCTTGCTGCTAGAATCACCATTGAGGATGGActttgtcttcttcttgatGTCGATGATATTGATCGGTTTCTACAATCTAGTGCATCCCAGGATGGTGGGGCTCAGCTCAGGCGAAGGCGACAGATCCTTCTAGAAGGTCTGGCAACATCACTTCAACTTGTAGACCCACTTGGCAAAACCAGCCACACTGGGCTGACTTCCAAGGATGACCTTGTGTTCTTACGATTGGTCTCTCTTCCCAAGGGTCGAAAACTCTTATCTAGGTTCCTTCAGCTTCTCTTCTCTGGTAGCGAGCTTGCCCGTATTGTTTGTATGGCTATTTTTCGTCATTTAAGGTTTTTGTTCGGCGGCCTTCAATCTGATCCTGGAGCAGCTGAGACAACCACTCATCTTGCGAAGACAGTTTCCTCATGTGTCAAGGTCATGGATTTACGGTCGCTAAGTGCTTGTCTTGTTGCAGTTGTTTGTTCTTCAGAGCAGCCACCATTGCGCCCAGTTGGAAGCCCTGCTGGTGATGGGGCctctattattttgaaatctgTTCTTGAAAGGGCTACTGAGCTCTTAACTGATCCTCATGCTGCTGGCAACTGCAGCATTCCTAATCGTGCGCTGTGGCAAGCTTCATTTGATGAATTTTTCACACTTCTTACCAAGTATTGCCTGAGTAAATATGAAACTATAGTGCAATCCATATGTTCACAGATCCAGCCAAGTACAGACGTCATTGGATCAGATGCAGCCCTAGCTATTAGTAGGGAAATGCCTGTTGAGCTTCTGCGTGCCAGTCTtcctcacactaatgagcaccAACGGAAACTTCTATTAGATTTTGGTAACCGTTCCATGCCCATTGCTGGGTTCAATGCCAGTGGGGAGAGTAGCAGCCGGATAAACTCAGAATCAGTGAAGTGA